The following are encoded together in the Ictalurus punctatus breed USDA103 chromosome 1, Coco_2.0, whole genome shotgun sequence genome:
- the snai2 gene encoding zinc finger protein SNAI2 codes for MPRSFLVKKHFNSAKKPNYSELDCPAAFVSQQLLKSLVMPVIPQPEVLSPVMYSPITMWTASESPLSPLPTDLSPVSGYPSPKDSHEIPRSDEDEHEHEQPASITITTTTSSSSSGNSDVAEKFHCALCHKSYSTYAGLLKHKQLHCDVHARKAFSCKYCEKEYVSLGALKMHIRTHTLPCVCKLCGKAFSRPWLLQGHIRTHTGEKPFSCSHCSRAFADRSNLRAHLQTHSDVKKYQCKNCSKTFSRMSLLHKHEESGCCVAH; via the exons ATGCCGCGCTCGTTCCTCGTCAAAAAGCACTTCAACTCCGCCAAGAAGCCGAACTACAGCGAGCTGGACTGTCCGGCAG CGTTCGTGTCTCAGCAGCTCCTCAAAAGCCTGGTGATGCCCGTGATCCCGCAGCCCGAGGTGTTGAGCCCGGTGATGTACAGTCCGATCACCATGTGGACGGCGAGCGAGTCTCCGCTGTCACCGCTTCCCACTGACCTCTCGCCCGTGTCGGGATACCCGTCGCCCAAAGACAGCCACGAGATCCCGAGGAGCGACGAGGACGAGCACGAGCACGAGCAGCCGGcctccatcaccatcaccaccaccaccagcagcagcagcagcggcaACTCGGACGTGGCGGAAAAGTTCCACTGCGCCCTGTGCCACAAGTCGTACTCCACGTACGCGGGCCTGCTCAAGCACAAGCAGCTGCACTGTGACGTGCACGCACGCAAGGCCTTCAGCTGCAAGTACTGCGAGAAGGAGTACGTGAGCCTCGGCGCGCTCAAAATGCACATACGGACACACACGCTGCCGTGCGTCTGCAAGCTGTGCGGCAAGGCTTTCTCACGCCCGTGGCTTCTACAGGGACACATCCGCACTCACACAG GCGAGAAGCCGTTCTCGTGTTCCCACTGCAGCCGGGCGTTCGCCGACAGATCCAACCTCAGGGCCCACCTGCAGACGCACTCGGACGTGAAGAAGTACCAGTGCAAGAACTGCTCGAAAACCTTCTCCAGAATGTCTCTCCTGCACAAGCACGAGGAGTCGGGATGCTGCGTCGCCCACTGA